The Euphorbia lathyris chromosome 2, ddEupLath1.1, whole genome shotgun sequence genome includes a window with the following:
- the LOC136218767 gene encoding pathogen-related protein: MDISKEEKDKYRSFLDDETTQWRHGFPPTYHSVNLLFQQGRTKEWEKGSLEEIVQNAIKSWEMELSHKTRLRDFKTINPLNFKLIVNGKEGLTGEETVKMGSYNALLRSSMPEEYKYYKAEEESFESSHKAFTSAFPRGFAWELLQVYSGPPVITFKFRHWGFFEGPFKAHAPTGQMLQFFGMGILKVDENLRAEEVEVYYEAGELFGGLLKGPLISSSTHATCPFSGHT; encoded by the exons ATGGATATTAGCAAAGAGGAGAAAGATAAGTATAGATCTTTCTTAGATGATGAGACTACACAATGGAGGCATGGTTTTCCTCCTACCTATCATTCTGTCAATCTCCTCTTTCAACAAGGCAGAACTAAG GAATGggaaaaaggatccttagaagAAATAGTACAAAATGCAATCAAGTCATGGGAGATGGAGCTTTCTCATAAAACTCGATTGCGGGATTTTAAGACCATAAATCCGCTCAACTTCAAGCTTATAGTTAATG GAAAAGAGGGATTAACAGGAGAAGAGACAGTGAAAATGGGAAGTTACAATGCATTGTTGAGAAGTTCAATGCCAGAAGAATATAAATACTACAAAGCAGAGGAAGAAAGCTTTGAATCATCACACAAAGCATTTACAAGTGCATTCCCTCGTGGTTTTGCTTGGGAATTACTGCAAGTCTATTCAGGGCCTCCTGTTATTACCTTCAAATTTAGGCATTGGGGTTTTTTTGAAGGACCTTTCAAAGCTCATGCCCCTACAGGTCAAATGCTCCAGTTCTTTGGAATGGGAATTCTCAAG GTAGATGAAAATCTGAGGGCAGAAGAAGTGGAAGTTTACTACGAAGCAGGAGAGCTATTTGGTGGCCTACTTAAAGGACCATTGATATCATCCTCAACTCACGCTACCTGTCCATTCTCCGGCCACACTTAA
- the LOC136220643 gene encoding pathogen-related protein-like, giving the protein MDRHGDRKKKWKMESVGKAGDKYRSILNEETKETKWRHGGPPIFDAVNKLFEDGRTREWPKGSLEEVVQNAVKSWEMELSHKTCLQDFKTINPEKFNLIVNGREGLTAEETLKIGSYNALLKSSLPKEFQYYKEEEESFETSHDAFRSAFPRGFAWEVIQVYSGPPVITYKFRHWGYFEGPFKQHPPTGQLLQFYGLGVMKVDEHMRAEDVEIYYDPAELFGGLLKNSHNSLCPFSNKI; this is encoded by the exons ATGGACAGACATGGAGATAGGAAGAAGAAGTGGAAAATGGAAAGTGTTGGAAAAGCAGGAGATAAATATCGTTCAATCTTGAACGAAGAAACAAAGGAAACAAAGTGGAGGCATGGAGGTCCTCCTATTTTCGATGCTGTGAACAAGCTCTTTGAAGATGGCCGAACCAGG GAATGGCCAAAAGGATCACTAGAAGAAGTAGTTCAAAATGCAGTGAAGTCATGGGAAATGGAGCTGTCTCATAAGACTTGCTTACAGGATTTCAAAACTATAAATCCTGAAAAGTTCAACCTCATTGTTAACG GAAGGGAAGGATTGACAGCAGAAGAGACATTAAAGATAGGAAGTTACAATGCGTTGCTGAAAAGCTCATTGCCAAAGGAATTTCAATattacaaagaagaagaagaaagcttTGAAACATCGCATGATGCTTTTCGATCGGCCTTTCCTCGAGGTTTCGCATGGGAAGTCATTCAGGTCTACAGCGGACCGCCGGTGATTACTTATAAATTCAGGCATTGGGGTTACTTTGAAGGTCCTTTTAAACAACATCCTCCTACTGGACAATTGCTTCAATTTTATGGACTTGGAGTTATGAAG GTTGATGAGCATATGAGAGCAGAAGATGTAGAAATATACTATGATCCAGCTGAACTATTTGGAGGTCTTTTGAAGAATTCTCACAATTCTCTATGTCCGTTCTCCAATAAGATCTGA
- the LOC136218766 gene encoding anaphase-promoting complex subunit 6: protein MREEQIEKLRGVVRDCVSKHLYSSAIFFADKVAALTNDPADIYMKAQALFLGRQYRRAFHLLNASKIVLRDLRFRYLAAKCLEELKEWDQCLLMLGDAKVDEHGNVYDSKDCNVMYLDKDGEDREITISSAICFLRGKAYEALENRAQARQWYKAAIKADPLCYEALECLIENHMLTFEEEKTLVSSLQFGSEDGWLSLFYSCLMKKYDKESTIEDKFRELEKESCDSNPSSPSFMHTLKNDSDLLACKAEYYHQCGEYHKCFDLTSVLLEKDPFHLKCTLVHLAAAMELGNSNELYLMACNLVKDYPQKALSWFAVGCYYYCIKKYGQSRQYFSKATSLDGTFAPAWIGYGNAYAAQEEGDQAMSAYRSAARLFPGCHLPTLYIGMEYMRTHSYKLAEQFFMQAKKICPSDPLVYNELGVVAYNMKEYKNAVSWFEMTLAQIPSLTPLWEPTIVNLAHAYRKLRKYDKAIANYERALTLSTRSLSTYAGLAYTYHLQDNFTAAIACYHKALWLESDDQFCTEMLSLALADESRRGIDAESEFR from the exons ATGAGAGAAGAGCAAATAGAGAAGCTGCGCGGAGTGGTGCGTGACTGTGTGAGCAAGCATTTGTACTCCTCGGCCATATTCTTCGCTGACAAAGTGGCCGCTTTAACCAATGATCCCGCCGATATCTACATGAAGGCTCAAGCTCTCTTTCTTGGCCGTCAATATCGTCGTGCCTTCCACCTCCTCAACGCCTCCAAAATCGTTCTTCGCGACCTCCGGTTCCGTTACCTCGCTGCCAAATGCCTG GAGGAACTGAAAGAATGGGATCAATGCCTGTTAATGCTCGGTGACGCTAAAGTTGATGAACATGGAAACGTCTATGACTCCAAAGATTGCAATGTCATGTATTTGGATAAAGATGGGGAAGATCGTGAGATCACT ATATCTTCAGCAATATGCTTTCTAAGAGGTAAGGCTTATGAAGCTCTGGAAAATCGTGCTCAAGCGCGACAATG GTACAAAGCTGCTATCAAGGCTGACCCTTTATGTTATGAG GCTTTGGAATGCCTTATTGAAAATCACATGCTTACATTTGAAGaag AGAAAACACTGGTTTCCTCCTTGCAATTTGGCTCTGAAGATGGGTGGCTTTCTTTGTTTTACTCATGCTTGATGAAAAAG TATGACAAAGAAAGTACTATAGAAGACAAATTTAGAGAGCTTGAGAAAGAAAGCTGCGATAGTAACCCTTCCAGCCCAAGTTTCATGCATACGTTAAAGAATGACAGCGATTTGCTTGCCTGCAAAGCTGAATACTACCATCAATGTGGTGAATATCACAAATGCTTTGACCTGACTTCTGT ACTACTTGAGAAGGACCCTTTCCATTTGAAATGTACTTTGGTGCATTTGGCTGCTGCTATGGAGCTTGGGAATTCAAATGAGCTCTATCTTATGGCTTGTAATTTGGTGAAGGATTATCCTCAAAA GGCACTTTCATGGTTTGCTGTTGGTTGCTACTACTATTGTATCAAGAAATATGGTCAATCGCGGCAATATTTCAG CAAGGCTACAAGTCTAGATGGAACCTTTGCACCTGCTTGGATAGGATATGGAAATGCTTATGCTGCTCAGGAGGAGGGTGATCAAGCAATGTCCGCATATCGCTCTGCTGCTCGCTTATTCCCTGG GTGTCATTTACCAACTTTGTACATTGGGATGGAGTACATGCGAACCCACAGCTATAAACTTGCTGAGCAG tTTTTTATGCAGGCAAAGAAGATATGTCCTTCAGATCCTCTAGTGTATAATGAGTTGGGGGTCGTTGCTTATAACATGAAAGA GTATAAAAACGCTGTGAGTTGGTTTGAGATGACTTTGGCACAGATTCCATCTTTAACTCCACTGTGGGAACCAACTATTGTCAATCTTGCCCATGCATACAGAAAGTTAAG GAAGTACGATAAAGCAATTGCAAATTATGAGAGAGCACTTACATTATCAACTAGAAGTTTAAGTACCTATGCAGGTCTTGCATACACATATCACCTACAG GATAATTTTACGGCAGCAATTGCATGCTACCACAAG GCATTGTGGCTGGAATCAGATGATCAGTTTTGCACAGAAATGTTGAGTTTAGCGCTTGCAGATGAAAGTCGTCGGGGCATAGACGCAGAATCTGAATTTCGCTGA